CTTCTACATATAAAACAGTAATACCTTTGGCTAATTCTCTTAATTCAATTAAATTTTGCATACTATTACCGCCTATTCATACTGCATAACTAAGGTTACGCTGTTTTTATTAAATATGACTTCATCGCAAAAGTGTTTCATTAGCATTATTCCACGCTTTGATTCTTTGTAAATATCTTCTTTTTTGATTTTTGATATATCCAGAGCTTGGTTTTCTGCTAATATTCCTTTTCCTTCATCTTCAATGGTAATCTTTAATTTTTTATCCAGACAATAATAAATATTAACAAACTTTTTTTCATTCAATTTATTGCCATGTATAATTGCATTTGTGATTGCTTCTTGAAGGCCTAAGATAATACTTTGATATTTTTTCTCATTTTTAAAGAATGACTTGAGGTCCGCTTCAATCCAGGTCATTACTCTTTTTATATTTTTAAGATTACTTGTTATTGTCATGTTTGAAGTAAACTTTTTCATACTATTTATCTTAGATTAATAAAAGTGTCAAGCTTAGTGACATTAAATATCTCTTGTATAAAAGTACTACTGTTTATGATAGTCAAGTTTTGATTTTTTGATAGTAGTTTTTTATAGATATTTATAATCATAGCCAAACCCGAACTGTCTATAAAATTTATGGAAGAAAAATCAAGTTCAAGTTCTTCTAATTCGCTTTCTTGAATTTCTAGTACATAGGGGCTTAATAAGCCTTGAATCTCTTTTAAATTCGTAGCATCAATTCTATCATCATCAATAAAAATTATTTGTATTTGAGTATTAGACTTTTTAATATTTAAATTCATTCTTTAGCTCCTAAATATTCTATACGTAAAACAATTATACATTAATTATATTTAATAGTTTTTTTTTTGCTTAAAATAGATTCTTTTATAAAACACTTGGCTTTTTGTTTATCACTTTTATTTAAGAAACATAAATAATAAAACATAAGATACAATATTAAGGACAAGAAGCCATAAGCGATTAAATGTATAAATGATATTTCTCCAAAGAATTTGGATACATAAAATAAAACAGTATAAACAATTAAACCTGTAAACATATTTTTAAACACAGCTTTTTTCAGATAAAGAAAAACAGAGATTCCAGAAAATTTACAAGCAACAGGAATATTATAAACAATAGCCAAAATAACATTTGGTATTAACGTACCAATAGCAACTCCTATAATTGAATAGTATTGAATCAAGTATATACTTAAGAATAAATTCATTACTGCTTCAATAATAGCAACGACTGTTAATTGTTTGTGTTTGTTACACATCAATAACACTTGAACACTGCTGCTTCTTAAAGCAACCAATATATACATGGAAACTAATAATATTTTTGCAGTTAATATTACATCCCTATCATTAATATTTAACCAAAAATATAAAAGCTCTTCTATAAATAAAAAAGAAGGAACCATTAACATAGTTGAAATAAAAGCTACAATTTGATTGGACTGTAATAAAACTTTTGAAAGTTTATCTTTATTCGAAGAGCTGAAAAGTGCAGCACTAATGGGGCCAATTATATCATGTATTTGCGTTGAAAATTGTCTGAATAATTCACTTATTCTTGAAACAATTTGGTAAAAACCAACCAAAGCAAAACTTGAAAAAACGGAAATAACTATTTGATCTGTTTTAAAAATAATCAAATTTGAAAACATCACAATATAAGCAAAAAAAGAAAAACTCATTACTTCTTTTACTTTATTTTTTTGGAATAAGTTTGGTGATATTATTAAAGAGGGAATCTTTTTATATACATATATTGCCATAAATATATTTGTAAAGAATTGCACAAGAATAGCTCCTATTGCCATTACTAAAAGTGAGGAATAAACAGTAACGGAAATGTAAATAATGATAAAATTTAATATCAAAAAAATCATATCAATATTGTTTCTTAAAGGAATTTCTCTAAGACCTCTTAATATCTCTTTAAAAAAACCAAAAGGAAAAATAAGTGTTGTTCCAAAACCAAAAATCATAAAAATAGTTTTGTAATATTCAAGAGATTCAGAGGATGTAAATACAAATATTTTTTCAAGGTTAAAAGCCATGATGAGGGTAAAAATAAAGATACCTAAGGACAAGAGTACGTAAGAGAAAAAAATAGTTGAAATCAACTTATTATAATTTTCCCACTCATTTTTTTCTAAAGCTTCACTGGTTGCTTTTTGTACTGCTGTACCAAAACCAAAATCTAATAAAACCGAATATCCAAAAATACTCCACAAGAGTGCCCAAAATCCATATTCTTCATTGTTTATTCCTAAAAAGATTATCCTAATTAGAAATAAAGAAAGAAGAATTTTTAGGATTAGAAAAATATAATTGGAAACACTGCTTTTTATCAAAACCTCATTAATATTGAGTGTCATAAAATATCCTTTTGGGCAGTGCGTACTAAAACATTTTCAACTTCTTTTTTTACACTTAAAAGATTGAATTTTTCAAATACTTTAAGGAAAGCTGCATTTCTTAAGTTCTCGTACAAAACAGTATTACTGTGTATTTTAAGTATTTTTTTTGTCAAATCATTAACATCTTCATTTTTAAAGAGCAAACCGTCTTTATTGTGAGTAATAATTTCAGCAGGTCCATAAGCATTTGTAGCAATAACTACTACACCTGCTGCCATTGCTTCAATTATGACCAATCCAAAAGGTTCTCTCATTCGTGTGGGCATTAACAAAACATCATAGTTTTTGTAGTATTTGTTTATATCCTCTTTTTTACCACAAAACTTCACTTCTTTGTCCAAATTCAAAACCTTAATGATTTTTTTACATTTATTTATATAACCTTCATGGCCTTCTCCGTATATATGAAGTTCAAAATTAAAGAAACCTCTGTCTTTTAAATTACTCAAGGCTTTTAACGCCAAATCCAAACCTTTGCTATAGTCAATTCTGCCGCAAAACATATATCTTATTTTTTTGCTCAAGTTGCTTTTTTGTTTTTGATATATCTTGACGCCATTGGGAATAACATAGGTCTTTTTTGCCAAATATTTGTTTTTCATCTCTTTTTCAATCCACTTTGAGACACAAATTGATGGGGAGAATTCCACAAAAGAACCCACGAAAAAAGGCAAATAATTTTTAATACTTCTTTTTAATTTAGCAAAAATTGTATTTTGGAAATAACCCTTCATCCACAAATCTCCAATTTCAAATACTTTTTTTATCTGAAGTTTCTGAACAGCAAGGGCAGGGGAAAGGGAAATCAAACGAAGAGACCAAAAATAGACCAAATCAGGTGTGATTTTTTTTATTAATTCTTGGGTGAGCTCATAATTATAAACTTCAACCTTGTGTTTATCAAAATAAGAAGGGTTTTCATAATTGATATATTTTAATTTTCTGTAAATTTCCTCAAACTCTATGCTCTCATTTTTATAATTGCCTGTTAATACATAGACTTCATGCCCACAATCTTTTAAATATTGTACGGTATCAAAACAAGCCACTTCGTAACCCCCAATGTAATAAGGAGGGTAATAATTGCTGATAACTAAAATTTTCATTGTGCATCCTTTATTATTTGAGTAAATGGCCGTCAAACAAATCAACTCCTATGAGTGATTTTATATAATATAAAGCCAAAAAGATTGCAAAAACCAAAGATAATGCAACACTTAAGACAAATATTGATGAAATAAACATCAAGAAAAGTTCCCAGATGAAATTTTTATTGAATTGTCTGCTTTTATCTCTTTTTTCATGTCCCAAATAAAAAGTAATATAAAAGAGTTTAAAAAACCAAAAACAAATATTTATTTCAATGACTTTTTTAGTTTGTCTGGGAAGAGCAAGATTTATCAATCTTTTGCTTTCTCTTTTTTGTTCATTGTTCATACTCTCTTCAATCAAAGGATTTATTTTTGAAAAAATAAAATCTTCACTAATAGAGGGAAAACCTAGGCTCTCATTATTTTCGCAAGGAGACTGTTTTTGTATACTTGCTGTACTGCTTTCACTGCTTGACGTTTCATTTACTGTTTTCACTTGAAATCCTTTCTTTTATTATTCTGCTAATTGCACCAATGACTGCGAATATAAACATTAGTTGATAAAAATTGTTTGTTTGTTTGAGTACCCACTCTAAAGAAGATTGTAAATAAATACTTAATAAAGCCCCAATCAATGCAATACATATATATCTGTATTTGCGCCACTTACCACGTTTTAATTTCATATAATTATTCAGGTTTTTAAAATAAAAAAATACAAGCATGAAACTAAACACAGCTAAATTCACCCATCCTGTTTCTGCTGCTATCATTAAATAAACTGTTTCAACCAAACCGCCTTTTTCTTCATCATCTATTCTTTTTATATGATTGCCATAAGTATAAGGAGGGTTTATTTTCAAAGCAAAATTATTAAGACCAATGCCGAATATTTTGTCATTTGCCATATTTTGTGCCGCTTTTGCTAAAATCAGCCTTACACTAACCGATTCTTTAGGTGCTGTTCTAATGCGCTCCATAATAGTATCGCTGGCTTTAAATAAAACGCCTGTTCCTAAGATCATAAGCAGACCTGCCACTCCCACTTTTCTCCAAGAGAATTTATGGGCGTAAGACAGAATGAAAATTATGAAAATTGAAAGACTAAATAAAACCATACCTGCTCGTGAAAGAGTGGATAAAATATTTATGGCACAAGACCCAAATGCAAGGGTCCATAAAAAAAGATTGGATTTTTTAACATTTAACAAATAAGAGAGAAAAAAACTGCCGTAAACAATTAAATACATAACCAGAGAGTTTTGATGGGGAAAAGGTCCTCTTGCTTGAAACATTCCTTCAAAATATTTTTGTTTTAATACCAATACGGTTATAAAGAATACAATGAAACACATATATTTTAAAAATTCTTCAATATCTTTAAAAGAACGAATCAAATTATAAATGACAAAAAAGTATAAATACATTCGCAACATTTTCCACAGTTCAAAAAAGGAATAAATATATATGTCACTGTTTATAATAGAAATACAAGAAAAAGTAAAATACATAAAATACAAAGAACTTCCAAGAGGTAAAGATAAAGGATATTTTTCACGTCTGCTAAAAAGTACAAGTAACATTATCATGGCAGTAATATCTACCAAACCTATTTCAAAACCTTTTGAAGTCCCTCTGTAAAGCTCCATAGAAAAAAAGTTTATATCTTCTGTACTGGCAGTAAAAAAAAGCAATAAAAACCATAAGAGTTTTTCTACTTTAGGAAATCTTTTTGCCAGCATAAAAGCAATAGGAATTCCTAAAAATATTACAATAAAAAATATAATATATTTAAACTCAGTCATGATATACCTTTAAAGCACTTTTCTGTATTTAATGACTTTGGCTGGAATACCAACCACCACCGCATATTTTGGTGTATCTTTTAGTACCACACTGTTTGCACCAATTCTGCTGTAATCATCAAGAAGAATTTTTCCAAGAATTTTTGCTCCGGTTCCAATTTCTACATAATCTCCCAAGGTTGGATTTGATGTTTCATGTTCTTCTCCTCTATCTCCTAGAGTAACGCCTTGGTGAATAATACAATTGTGACCAATGATGGCATATTCTCCAATGACTACACCGCTTGGATGAGGAAGATATAATCCTCCTTGTATTTTGGCTCCTTTTGCTATATCACAGCCAAAAAGAACAAAATTTATCGTTGAAAATATTTTGGCTATTATTCCCAAATGACTCTGCTGAAAAAAACTTGAAATGCGAAATAAGATGACAGGGTACATTCTTGGATTTAGTACCATGAAATAATCTTTTATTCCCAATGTCTCTTTATTCCTAAACATAGAAATATCTTCTTTTATTAATATAAATAAATTTTTCATTTTAATCTCCTGTTATTATTTCTTTAAGTAAAAATGTATTTAACACGGCATCCAAACTTGGCATTATCAATCCCAAAATAGTATTCCAGTCACCTAATTTGCTAGAAGAGATAAAAACAATATCATTGGGTTTAATCCTAAAATCTTTTTGTTTTCCCTCAATTATTTTTGTCAAGTTTGCAACATAAACAATAGGATTGGTTAAATTTCCTCTTATAATTGCCACTTCATCTATATTTGCACTTGTTTTATATCCTTTTGCGTAGGTTATTAATTGAAGCAAAGTCATTTTTTCTTTGAAGCCAAAATGACCCGGTTCTTTTACTTCTCCTAATACATAAACCTCACTGTTTAAAGCAGAAGGAATATAGATATAATCTTTATCTTCTAAAGGAATATTATGCAAAGGATTGCCTTTTCTTACTAACTCTATAAAATTAACCGGTAATACTTTATTGTCTCTTCTTATATACGCATGTTCTAAATCTGCCAACTCAACCGTATTATTTTCAAAAATACCAATAGAGAGACCTTGCGCCATTGCAATACTGTCTATTACTTTGCTATTGTTCGTAATTGCATATCTTCCTGGTTCATTAATTTTCCCCAAGATAGTAAAACTCTCACTTTTTAATTCATAAAGTACAAGAGAAATTATGGGATTAATTAAAAACTTACGAAGTTTAAATGAAAGCTCTTTCATCGCTTCATTAACGCTTAATCCTGCTATTGTCACATCTCCAACTAATTGCAACGTCACTGTTCCATCTGGTTTTACTACTGCACCTTTTATATTTAATTCAGGCTCCCCATAAACAAAAACATTAAACTTGTCACCCACTCCTATTTTATAATCCTCTTTTTTCTTGATATGTAAAAGAAGAAGTTCTTTTTTAATTTCATTTTCATTTTTGCCTCCATATAAAATGTCAAAATCTTTTTCAATAACTACATATTTTTCTTTTTTTTCAAGCGTTCTTTTTAGGGAGTTTTCTGTGTTATTGGTTTTTTTGTTTATAACACTCATTTCAGGTTTAGGACTGGGAATACAACCTGCATAAAAAACAAAAATCACTAAAAACAATAAATATTTAAATATATTTTTTATGAATAACATTGAGTACTCCTTTAATGTTTTTTATTCCTTTTTTTCTCATCGTTGTAATCAATTCTTTTAAATCTCTTCTGTTAGAAACTCTGTATTTACAGATTAAACAGACAAAACTTGCAAAATTTGCTAGGGAAGAAAAAAGAAAGGGATTGGACTGGCTGTTTGATACTTCTAAAAATATATAATCATATTCACTTTGATTCAAACTCTTAAAGAAATGCTGCAGACTTTTTACATCTGCTAAGTCATATCTATTTTTTTGATTTATTAAAAGATATGCTTTATCTACCTTGTCATTTATTTTATTAAACAAAGAATAATTAATGTTTTTTTCATAAAACAAAGCATCA
The Campylobacteraceae bacterium genome window above contains:
- a CDS encoding ATP-binding protein; this encodes MKKFTSNMTITSNLKNIKRVMTWIEADLKSFFKNEKKYQSIILGLQEAITNAIIHGNKLNEKKFVNIYYCLDKKLKITIEDEGKGILAENQALDISKIKKEDIYKESKRGIMLMKHFCDEVIFNKNSVTLVMQYE
- a CDS encoding glycosyltransferase family 4 protein: MKILVISNYYPPYYIGGYEVACFDTVQYLKDCGHEVYVLTGNYKNESIEFEEIYRKLKYINYENPSYFDKHKVEVYNYELTQELIKKITPDLVYFWSLRLISLSPALAVQKLQIKKVFEIGDLWMKGYFQNTIFAKLKRSIKNYLPFFVGSFVEFSPSICVSKWIEKEMKNKYLAKKTYVIPNGVKIYQKQKSNLSKKIRYMFCGRIDYSKGLDLALKALSNLKDRGFFNFELHIYGEGHEGYINKCKKIIKVLNLDKEVKFCGKKEDINKYYKNYDVLLMPTRMREPFGLVIIEAMAAGVVVIATNAYGPAEIITHNKDGLLFKNEDVNDLTKKILKIHSNTVLYENLRNAAFLKVFEKFNLLSVKKEVENVLVRTAQKDIL
- a CDS encoding polysaccharide biosynthesis/export family protein, which produces MLFIKNIFKYLLFLVIFVFYAGCIPSPKPEMSVINKKTNNTENSLKRTLEKKEKYVVIEKDFDILYGGKNENEIKKELLLLHIKKKEDYKIGVGDKFNVFVYGEPELNIKGAVVKPDGTVTLQLVGDVTIAGLSVNEAMKELSFKLRKFLINPIISLVLYELKSESFTILGKINEPGRYAITNNSKVIDSIAMAQGLSIGIFENNTVELADLEHAYIRRDNKVLPVNFIELVRKGNPLHNIPLEDKDYIYIPSALNSEVYVLGEVKEPGHFGFKEKMTLLQLITYAKGYKTSANIDEVAIIRGNLTNPIVYVANLTKIIEGKQKDFRIKPNDIVFISSSKLGDWNTILGLIMPSLDAVLNTFLLKEIITGD
- a CDS encoding O-antigen ligase family protein: MTEFKYIIFFIVIFLGIPIAFMLAKRFPKVEKLLWFLLLFFTASTEDINFFSMELYRGTSKGFEIGLVDITAMIMLLVLFSRREKYPLSLPLGSSLYFMYFTFSCISIINSDIYIYSFFELWKMLRMYLYFFVIYNLIRSFKDIEEFLKYMCFIVFFITVLVLKQKYFEGMFQARGPFPHQNSLVMYLIVYGSFFLSYLLNVKKSNLFLWTLAFGSCAINILSTLSRAGMVLFSLSIFIIFILSYAHKFSWRKVGVAGLLMILGTGVLFKASDTIMERIRTAPKESVSVRLILAKAAQNMANDKIFGIGLNNFALKINPPYTYGNHIKRIDDEEKGGLVETVYLMIAAETGWVNLAVFSFMLVFFYFKNLNNYMKLKRGKWRKYRYICIALIGALLSIYLQSSLEWVLKQTNNFYQLMFIFAVIGAISRIIKERISSENSK
- a CDS encoding polysaccharide biosynthesis protein, whose protein sequence is MTLNINEVLIKSSVSNYIFLILKILLSLFLIRIIFLGINNEEYGFWALLWSIFGYSVLLDFGFGTAVQKATSEALEKNEWENYNKLISTIFFSYVLLSLGIFIFTLIMAFNLEKIFVFTSSESLEYYKTIFMIFGFGTTLIFPFGFFKEILRGLREIPLRNNIDMIFLILNFIIIYISVTVYSSLLVMAIGAILVQFFTNIFMAIYVYKKIPSLIISPNLFQKNKVKEVMSFSFFAYIVMFSNLIIFKTDQIVISVFSSFALVGFYQIVSRISELFRQFSTQIHDIIGPISAALFSSSNKDKLSKVLLQSNQIVAFISTMLMVPSFLFIEELLYFWLNINDRDVILTAKILLVSMYILVALRSSSVQVLLMCNKHKQLTVVAIIEAVMNLFLSIYLIQYYSIIGVAIGTLIPNVILAIVYNIPVACKFSGISVFLYLKKAVFKNMFTGLIVYTVLFYVSKFFGEISFIHLIAYGFLSLILYLMFYYLCFLNKSDKQKAKCFIKESILSKKKTIKYN
- a CDS encoding serine acetyltransferase → MFRNKETLGIKDYFMVLNPRMYPVILFRISSFFQQSHLGIIAKIFSTINFVLFGCDIAKGAKIQGGLYLPHPSGVVIGEYAIIGHNCIIHQGVTLGDRGEEHETSNPTLGDYVEIGTGAKILGKILLDDYSRIGANSVVLKDTPKYAVVVGIPAKVIKYRKVL
- a CDS encoding STAS domain-containing protein — encoded protein: MNLNIKKSNTQIQIIFIDDDRIDATNLKEIQGLLSPYVLEIQESELEELELDFSSINFIDSSGLAMIINIYKKLLSKNQNLTIINSSTFIQEIFNVTKLDTFINLR